One Actinoplanes missouriensis 431 DNA segment encodes these proteins:
- a CDS encoding TetR/AcrR family transcriptional regulator translates to MPKRVDHDERRRQIAGAVWRIAAGRGLPAATLREVAAEAGVSMRLVQYYFGTKEQLLIHAFELGARAAGERMRLRFSALGHPPTPEEVVRICLLELLPTDEDSLLLARVHAAYYAAALTDPALAGADATNPQDQLESVIVTQLRAGQEAGVVPAGIDARVEARGLAALAAGLSSTVLVGVRSAAEAVEVMEYQLRRLFPG, encoded by the coding sequence GTGCCGAAGCGGGTCGACCACGACGAACGACGACGACAGATCGCCGGGGCGGTGTGGCGGATCGCCGCCGGGCGCGGGCTGCCCGCCGCCACGCTGCGGGAGGTGGCGGCCGAGGCGGGCGTGTCGATGCGGCTCGTGCAGTACTACTTCGGGACCAAGGAGCAGCTGCTCATCCACGCGTTCGAACTGGGCGCGCGGGCGGCGGGCGAGCGGATGCGGCTGCGGTTCTCCGCACTCGGGCATCCGCCGACGCCGGAGGAGGTGGTGCGGATCTGCCTTCTCGAACTGCTCCCGACCGACGAGGACAGCCTGCTGCTGGCGCGGGTGCACGCCGCCTACTACGCGGCCGCGCTGACCGATCCGGCGCTGGCCGGCGCGGACGCCACGAACCCGCAGGACCAGCTCGAGTCGGTGATCGTCACGCAGTTGCGCGCGGGGCAGGAGGCCGGCGTGGTCCCGGCCGGGATCGACGCGCGGGTGGAGGCGCGCGGGCTGGCCGCGCTGGCGGCGGGGCTGTCGTCGACGGTGCTGGTCGGAGTGCGGTCGGCGGCGGAGGCGGTGGAGGTGATGGAGTACCAGCTGAGGCGGCTGTTCCCGGGGTGA
- a CDS encoding DUF6518 family protein encodes MGGDGVRGGEGRPALRHAVAVLAGALAFGMIAALIKGDRYGLRDTIGNLSTPWLLVAFLPALHTRDPRRGAVTGLAATLTALLGFYLVVAVTTDDHMPTLQTHLEHVLRKNRLWLIAGVFSGPVMGALGALVRGSAADVWRAALRVTGLLLVLEPVVIVAARVVPGWREVIHWTLDAAPYLVEAVLGVIILVATLPGRRGGTARLFGRQQSARDPLD; translated from the coding sequence ATGGGTGGGGACGGCGTGCGGGGCGGCGAGGGGCGGCCGGCTCTGCGGCATGCGGTGGCGGTGCTGGCGGGCGCGCTGGCGTTCGGCATGATCGCCGCGCTGATCAAAGGCGACCGGTACGGACTGCGCGACACCATCGGCAACCTGAGCACTCCGTGGCTGCTCGTCGCGTTTCTGCCGGCCCTGCACACCCGTGATCCGCGGCGCGGGGCGGTGACCGGGCTGGCGGCGACGCTGACCGCGCTGCTCGGCTTCTACCTGGTCGTGGCCGTGACCACCGACGACCACATGCCGACCCTGCAGACACATCTGGAACACGTCCTGCGCAAGAACCGGCTCTGGCTGATCGCCGGAGTGTTCAGCGGCCCGGTCATGGGCGCTCTCGGCGCGCTGGTCCGGGGGAGCGCTGCGGACGTGTGGCGTGCCGCGCTCCGGGTCACCGGGCTGCTGCTCGTGCTGGAACCCGTCGTGATCGTCGCCGCCCGTGTGGTCCCGGGCTGGCGGGAGGTGATCCACTGGACCCTCGACGCGGCCCCTTACCTGGTCGAGGCCGTCCTCGGCGTGATCATCCTCGTGGCGACGCTCCCCGGCCGTCGAGGTGGCACGGCCCGGCTCTTTGGGCGCCAGCAGTCAGCCCGCGATCCACTTGACTGA